Below is a genomic region from Methanobacterium sp..
ATCAGGTGCTGCAGCAAGAGCAGCAATTCCAATGGTTAAAGGTGAAGTGGAAATTGAACCAATTACTGCATACACCGATGAAGACGTATGTGGTGCATGTGCAGTTTGTGTAGAACTCTGTCCATACGGAGCTCTAGCAATAGACGAAGGCCATGCAACTGTTAACATAGCTCTCTGCCACGGATGTGGAACATGCGCTGCAGCATGTCCATCTGGAGCAATGGACCAGAGCCACTTCAAGACTGACCAGATTATGGCTCAGATTGAAGCTGCAATGGGCGGAACCGGAGCACAATCCAAATAGATTAAGGAAATTATTCCTTATCTTTTATTTTTATTTTACAACTATTTCTAACTAATTAACTGTTTTAACTACTTATTTTAGCTTTATAATAGTTTTAGCGCGTTTAATGAAAGAATTTTAATTATAATCATTTTAATGTCCTGTTGACATATACTTAAAGCGTTGGATGCAACTTAAATATGTTTCAAAGCGTTTAAAACTCTTCATTTTTAGCCAGATGTTTTAAAATGATTATTTTAACTAATCAACTGATTTATTTCCAAAAAGGATATATTAATAATATACAAATTAAAGATCAAAATGTATTAAATTACAGTTTATTTTTAAGAATTTTGTAAGGATGGGAGTTTAAAATGGACTACAATGAACTTGGAAATAAATTAAAGGAAATCTTGAAATTAAAAAATGATCCAGTTGCCATAAAATGGTCTGTAAAAGAACCAAGAGATATTGAAAAGGAAGAAGGTAAATCTAGATTTTCTACCAAACTTACGAAAATCGTAGATTTTCGTGCCAACGAAACCATCGGTTTCGTGGCCCCAAACCTTTGCATTTGAGGGCTCCAAAAATTCTATGAATTTTTGAGAGCTAGACAAAGCTATGCACGGCGAAACTTTCTATGCAACTGCTGAAGAAGAGGAATGTATGGGTGGTGCAAGATATTCGGGACTTAAAGACCCAAAGGAATTCCCTGCAAACATGCAAAGTGGTGCATTTTTAGTTCCAATGGGAGTTTACAAGAATATACCTGCAGTTCAACGTTCGTGGAAAAATAATTTGAATGTAGAATGCGGGATTTTTAACGCCGTTATCTTTGCCCCCCCCCCCTTGTAAATGCAGAATTTGAACTGACGTGATATTTGTAGTCTGCAATGCAAAACAGGGGATGGAAATACTCCATGCAAATGCGTATGATTCGGGTGCACATGGCTTAGGTGCTGATTCAGGACCAATATGCAGCTCAATGGCCGCAGTTCCTTATATGACTGGAAAGGTCACCTACGGTTTTGGAGATGTGGGTTCCAGACAGCATATGGATATTAACCCAGAAGATATTATGGTTGCTATTCCTGCAAGTGAATTTTCCCGTATAATATCCAACTTAGAAGAAATGAGAACCAAAAAATTCTTTAAGGAAAGGTGATATTAATTTATTCGCTCATGTCCAAGTCTGTGTACATTTATAATTCATGCTATAACTGGTTAATTTAAATTAAAAATTTCAAGATGTCAACCCATTTGTTTTGTGAACATTCAAAACATGAGCGAATTTATTTTACATTCTTAATTTATCCAGACACTTTTAATTTTGCAGAATTCAGTTTTTTAAGAAAAATCATAGAACTATTTCAATAAAAATCAGAATTTTCAGTGATTAAGTAGTCATTTTTGAAAGTATTTATACTCATTTATTTTATACATAGTTATGTAAAGCTACTTAATTTACATTTACTCGGAGGCAATCAATGTTTAAAGATGAAAAATGTACTCCCGATGTCAAAAACGGAGGACAATTAATGTACGAAAATCAAAAATATGCTCTTAAAATCAAAGAAGTTACTAAAGAACATCATAGATGGATGGAAAATAGTATAAACTTAATTGCAAGTGAAAATATAACCAGTATAGACGTAAGGGAAGCTCTAGCATCAGACCTATCCCACAGATATGCGGAAGGTTTACCATGTGAAAGGCTCTATGAAGGCTGTGAATACATAGACATAATTGAAAACTTAACAATTGACCTATCCAAAAAACTGTTTAATGCTGAACATGCTAATGTACAGCCAAATTCAGGGGTCGTTGCAAACTTAGCCTCATTTTTTGCCCTTACAAATTATAATGACCTCCTTATGGCATTAAATGTGCCTGTAGGTGGCCATATAAGCCATGCAGAAGTCAGTGCAGCCGGAATAAGGGGTTTAAGAATCAAATCACACCCATTCAACAGCGAAACAATGAACATCGATGCCGATGCTATGAAAAAAGAAATTATAAAAAACAAGCCCAAAATGGTTCTTCTTGGCGGTAGTTTATTCTTATTCCCTCACCCTGTAGAAGATGCACGTGAAGCAGCAGACGAAGTAGGTGCAAAAGTTATGTACGACGGAGCACATGTACTCGGTCTTATAGCTGGTGGCCAATTCCAGGACCCTCTTAAAGAAGGAGCTGATATTCTTGCTGGAAGTACCCACAAGACCTTCCCCGGTCCTCAAGGTGGTATGATCCTCTGCAAAGAAGACATAAAAGATAAAATAGACACAGCTGTATTCCCTGGAGTTGTAAGTAACCATCACCTTCACCATGTAGCTGCATTAGGTATTAGTTTAGCAGAAATGCTTGAGTTCGGTGAAGATTATGCAAAACAGATAATTAAAAACGCTAAAGCTCTTGCACAGAGCCTTTATGAACTTGGCTTTGATGTTCTCTGTGAAGACCTAGGATTTACAGAATCTCACCAGGTAGCTATGGATGTTAAGAAAGTAGGCAGTGCAGCTAAAATGGCAAAAGACATGGAAGCTAACAACATCATCCTTAACAAGAACTTACTCCCATGGGACGACCGTAAACGGACCGATGATCCATCCGGCATAAGGGTTGGTACACAGGAAATAACCCGCCGTGGATTAAAAGAAGCTCAAATGGAAGAAGTTGCAGAGTTCATCAAAAAAGTAGCCATGGAAGGTAAAGACGTTAAAGCGGAAGTTACAGAGTTCATGAACCAGTACAACACTGTACACTACTGTTTCAGAGAAGATTTAGCTTATAAATACATTGATTTCTAATTCAACTACTCCCCAAATCTTTTATTTTTCGGCGCGCCAAACACGAAGTGTTTGAGGGCTTTTTTCATAAAAAAAGCCGTCAAAAAATCTTCGATTTTTTGGGCCGCGAATCGAAGATTCGCCGGGATTGATCAAAAAAATCCCTCGAAAATCTTAGCTTGCAAAATTTTTAATTTTGCAGCCCCAAAATTCTACGAATTTTGAGGGATTTTCGGGGCATGTGAAAATTTTCAATTTTCACGGTTGCGAAATTTCATTTCGCAAACATCAAAAACCTTTGTTTTTTGAAGGCCTCGCGAAAAAACTCTGTTTTTTCGCTGCGGTAGAAAGAAATCAACTATTTATTCCCTTTTTTAATATTTCATTAATTAAAAACAATCAAAATTAGAAATCAATATCTTTCTATTTTTTTAACTTTTCAATACTATTTCTATCAATTTTAAAGGCGAAATCAAATTCTCGATTATCTATCTAATTTTATAAATACCACTTTTCTCATATATTGAACAAATTAAAGTTTACAATTTTAATACATTTACGAGGAGATTGAATGAAAATAGCCTTTGGAATTACAGGAGCAGGTCACTTACTTTCAGACAGTGTTGAATTAGTGGAACAGTTAATGACAAAGCATGATGTAACTGTTTTACTTTCAAGTGCAGGAGAAGAAGTTCTCAAGATGTACGGACTTTACGAAAGAATAGAAACAATAACAGGCGGATATTACAACGAATTAATCCGGGAAAAAGACCAGAGATTCAGTTATCCTATAACCGGACGATTTTCACTGGGGAAATATGATCTTCTCATTGTATCCCCTGCAACTTCAAATACCATTGGAAAAATTGTAAGTGGTATTGCAGATTCACTGGTTACAAATGCAGTCGCACAATCTGGAAAAGGCGGAGTTAAAACATGCATAATCCCAGTAGATCTTGAATCAGGGGATGTTGAAACCGTACTGCCATCCAAACTTGAATTAGATACATGTCAAAAATGTGAGCCATGTGCCGCTGCAGCCGCTTGTCCAGGCAATGCAATAACTCCAGGGGTTGAAATAGATCTCCTTAAATGTGAAGGCTGCGGTGCATGTGCAGCAGCATGCCCATTTTCAGCGATTTCTGCCGGGAAAATAATCACCATCCACATGAGGGAAATTGATATTGAAAACACCAAAAAACTCTATGAATTTGAAGGTATTGAAGTTTTAGAACATCCTTCTAATTTAAAAAATCTTTTTTAAACAGAAAGTAAAAATAATAAGTCCACTAAACCTTTATTTTTCCTACAGGATTTAATAAAGAACCATTCAGATTAAAAATATTAATTTTTATTACATTTCTTTTCCAAATATTACAACATATGGAACGCTCACACCCCGAATGTTGTGCAAACAATATCGCTTCATTTTCGTGTGTCACTGTTAATTAAATTGCATTTTTTTAAGATAAATCCCCTATAATCAATTAAACTACAATTTAACATAAAGTATAACTAATGCACAGGATCATGGACATGTAAAAATCGCAATTTTTACGGTCACCAAAACCTTCGAAAACTGTTAAATCTTCGATTTGACGTATCGAAAATTGTAAATTTTCGAATGCTTTGTTTTCGAGGTTCCAAAAATCTCCGATTTTTGAAGACTGTCGGTTTTTGTGAACATGAGCGTTAGAAACTTTTAAGAGGGTATCAATATGGCAGATCAAAACCATCTGGAAAAGTATCGTGAAAAAAGAGATTTTGAAAACACTCCTGAACCATTTACAAGTGAAAAAGTTTCAGATAAGCCAAGATTTGTAGTACAAAAACATGATGCAAGTAAACTCCATTATGATTTCAGGTTGGAAGTTAACGGTGTTTTAAAGTCCTGGGCAATTCCCAAGGGACCTTCTACAGATCCCAGTCAAAAAAGGCTTGCAGTCCCAACAGAAGACCATCCCTTGGACTATATTGATTTTGAGGGAGTTATTCCTGAGGGAAACTACGGCGCAGGCACTGTAATTGTCTGGGACACTGGCACTTATCACAACTTAAATGAAAAAAATGGCCACAAAATCAATATGGAAGAATCTATCAACAAGGGACACGTGGATATCTGGCTTGAAGGCCATAAACTTAAAGGGGGCTATGCCCTTATACGTACAGGAAAAGGAAACCGGAAATTCTGGCTTCTTTTGAAAAAGAAAGATGAAAAAGCAGATAAAAATAAAGACATCCTGATTGATCAGCCAGAATCTGTATTAAGCAGACGTACCATCGATGAGATCATATGAAAAATACGGCAAAAATGAATAAGTTTTTAAAAGTTTAAAAACAAATATGATAGCTAGGAGGTAGTGCATTGGCCGAATCAGAAAATAGAGATTTAAATTATCTTATTGGTGAACTGGAAAATGGTGATTGGAGAAGAAGAGAAGATGCTGTAGAACTTCTTGCAGAATTAGCAGAACCCAAGGCTGTAGATCCTTTAATTAAAGCATTGAAAGATGAAGACTGTCATGTTAGAGAAGCTGCCGCTTTATCGCTTGGTATTTTCGAAGATAAAAAGGTTATTGCTCCACTAATTGAAGCACTGCATGATGAAAGGGCAAGTGTTCGATATGCTGCCGCAGTTGGCCTTTCTGGAGCTGGAGATAAGAGCGCTATAAATCCACTTGAAAAAGCGTCTAATGATGAAAATCCTGTGGTAAAAAAAGTTGCTCAGATGGCTCTAAATTCAATAAAAGAAAGACAATAGAACCACCATATTACTTATTTTTAAATTTATTTATTTAGCATTTTCACACGTAAAATCTAATTCATCCCCTATTTCCGTACCTGATGACTCAATAGTGCCTTTTTCCATTTCTATGACATATTTTGCAGGATTTTTAGGAGTATAAGTTTTCCATGGATCAATTGAAATTATATCAACTACTTTTTTATCAACATCTGCAAAAATGATATCCAGAGGAAACCTTACAAAAAACATGTGAATAGCTGAACCACTTCGACTTCTACTACTTGGAAGCTTTAAAATTAGTCCACGTTTAAGTTCCTTTTTGAACATTGTTCCCCTTAATCTTGAGAAGAATGTATCTGCAATTTCGCTTTCGCCAAGTACAGTAGATTTAGTTCTGTTCATTACTATAAGATGTTTACTATTTGGATAATTCTGCATTTTAAAGCCTCTTTTTATAAATTAAAATTATATGCACATTTTCAATAATCATATGACATTTAACATAAGTATTAAATTTTTTAGATTATCTTACTCTATTCTTTATTAGTAGGGTAAGAATATATTTAAATATCTTAAAAAATAAGAACATATGAGATCACGGTTACTTTGACTTTACATTTTATGACGTATTTGTATAATTAAAAGGGAGGACATTTATGAAAAAAAATATTTTCATTGAAAAGCTCATTCAAAAACCAATTGAACAGCAAGAAATAGAGATAGTAGAAAGAAAAGGTATAGGACACCCCGATAGTATCAGTGACGGAATAGCAGAATCCGTAAGCAGAGCTTTATGCAATGCATATATCGAGCAGTTCGGAGAAATAATGCACCATAACACTGATGAAGTTCAAATTACAGCAGGAGAATCAGACCCAGTATTTGGCGGCGGAGATATAATCAAACCTATGGACATTCTCCTTACAGGAAGAGGAATAGCCGAATTCCATAATGAAAAAAATGGAAAATTAGAAATAAAGAAAATGGGCCTTGACAGAATAGCCATAGCTGCTGCAAAAGAATACTTACGAGAAAATATCATAAACCTCGATGTCGAAACTGCCACAGTCGTAGAATGTAAAATAGGACACGGATCAGGCGATTTAACAGACGTATTTAAAAGAAAAGGAGAAGCACCTTCATCTAACGATACATCATTTGGTGTAGGTTACGCGCCATTTTCAGAAACAGAGAATATAGTACTCGCTACAGAAAA
It encodes:
- the glyA gene encoding serine hydroxymethyltransferase, which gives rise to MYENQKYALKIKEVTKEHHRWMENSINLIASENITSIDVREALASDLSHRYAEGLPCERLYEGCEYIDIIENLTIDLSKKLFNAEHANVQPNSGVVANLASFFALTNYNDLLMALNVPVGGHISHAEVSAAGIRGLRIKSHPFNSETMNIDADAMKKEIIKNKPKMVLLGGSLFLFPHPVEDAREAADEVGAKVMYDGAHVLGLIAGGQFQDPLKEGADILAGSTHKTFPGPQGGMILCKEDIKDKIDTAVFPGVVSNHHLHHVAALGISLAEMLEFGEDYAKQIIKNAKALAQSLYELGFDVLCEDLGFTESHQVAMDVKKVGSAAKMAKDMEANNIILNKNLLPWDDRKRTDDPSGIRVGTQEITRRGLKEAQMEEVAEFIKKVAMEGKDVKAEVTEFMNQYNTVHYCFREDLAYKYIDF
- a CDS encoding dihydromethanopterin reductase (acceptor); translated protein: MKIAFGITGAGHLLSDSVELVEQLMTKHDVTVLLSSAGEEVLKMYGLYERIETITGGYYNELIREKDQRFSYPITGRFSLGKYDLLIVSPATSNTIGKIVSGIADSLVTNAVAQSGKGGVKTCIIPVDLESGDVETVLPSKLELDTCQKCEPCAAAAACPGNAITPGVEIDLLKCEGCGACAAACPFSAISAGKIITIHMREIDIENTKKLYEFEGIEVLEHPSNLKNLF
- a CDS encoding HEAT repeat domain-containing protein is translated as MAESENRDLNYLIGELENGDWRRREDAVELLAELAEPKAVDPLIKALKDEDCHVREAAALSLGIFEDKKVIAPLIEALHDERASVRYAAAVGLSGAGDKSAINPLEKASNDENPVVKKVAQMALNSIKERQ
- a CDS encoding DUF192 domain-containing protein, producing MQNYPNSKHLIVMNRTKSTVLGESEIADTFFSRLRGTMFKKELKRGLILKLPSSRSRSGSAIHMFFVRFPLDIIFADVDKKVVDIISIDPWKTYTPKNPAKYVIEMEKGTIESSGTEIGDELDFTCENAK
- a CDS encoding DNA polymerase ligase N-terminal domain-containing protein; translation: MADQNHLEKYREKRDFENTPEPFTSEKVSDKPRFVVQKHDASKLHYDFRLEVNGVLKSWAIPKGPSTDPSQKRLAVPTEDHPLDYIDFEGVIPEGNYGAGTVIVWDTGTYHNLNEKNGHKINMEESINKGHVDIWLEGHKLKGGYALIRTGKGNRKFWLLLKKKDEKADKNKDILIDQPESVLSRRTIDEII